The following coding sequences lie in one Deltaproteobacteria bacterium genomic window:
- a CDS encoding FAD-binding oxidoreductase → MGDDSSTSALVERLRALDGIDVSSEHAAIDAAGRDFGGITGGRARAVAKPRHADALCGLLEFAIAERLPLTPRTLGYSQSGQSIPRDGVSVDLRGFDTLDIDPERRQARCGAAVPWRALLAAAAAHGLAPKVMPFNLDISIGGTLSAGGIGSTSHHHGMAVSWVDELEVVTGAGQRIRASRTEHREVYDAVLGGLGLFGLICEATLALRPMLPVTRTYSLLYDDLATMMADELTLMGNSACVHLEGFASAAVQGVRRGPGGRRSPFARWFGGMHLSLEREPDDECGDALLDGLHHREQVHVEETDSLEFAARYDIRFEVMRATGAWQQPHPWFECMVARDAAMELLPTLVPQLPLLLGDGHRIMPFADVDRPPFVMQPSPSPCFGLAMLPMGIAPPFLPPVLAALRGLHDRLVERGGKRYLSGWLFEPDETAWRRHFGPQFETWQARRQQLDPHGLLGSMLLPPRATA, encoded by the coding sequence ATGGGCGACGACTCATCCACTTCTGCGCTCGTCGAACGCCTGCGGGCACTCGACGGCATCGACGTCAGCTCGGAGCACGCCGCGATCGATGCCGCGGGCCGTGACTTCGGCGGAATCACCGGCGGACGCGCGCGCGCGGTCGCGAAGCCCAGGCACGCCGACGCGCTGTGCGGGTTGCTCGAGTTCGCGATTGCCGAGCGACTGCCGCTCACGCCCCGCACGCTCGGCTACAGCCAGAGTGGGCAGTCGATCCCTCGCGACGGCGTGAGCGTCGACCTCCGGGGGTTCGACACCCTCGACATCGATCCCGAGCGCCGGCAGGCACGCTGCGGCGCAGCGGTGCCGTGGCGGGCCCTGCTGGCCGCCGCCGCCGCACATGGCCTCGCGCCGAAGGTGATGCCGTTCAACCTCGACATCAGCATCGGCGGCACCCTGAGCGCGGGTGGCATCGGCAGTACGAGTCACCACCACGGCATGGCGGTGTCGTGGGTCGACGAGCTCGAGGTCGTGACCGGCGCGGGGCAGCGGATTCGAGCGAGTCGCACCGAGCACCGTGAGGTCTACGACGCGGTGCTCGGTGGTCTGGGCCTGTTCGGCCTCATCTGCGAGGCCACGCTGGCGCTACGACCGATGCTGCCGGTCACGCGCACCTACAGCCTGCTGTACGACGATCTCGCGACCATGATGGCCGACGAGCTGACGCTCATGGGCAACTCCGCCTGCGTTCACCTCGAGGGCTTCGCATCGGCGGCAGTCCAAGGCGTGCGCCGCGGCCCCGGGGGGCGCCGCTCACCATTCGCGCGGTGGTTCGGCGGCATGCATCTCTCGCTCGAGCGAGAGCCCGACGACGAGTGCGGTGACGCGCTACTCGATGGTCTGCACCACCGCGAGCAGGTCCACGTCGAGGAGACCGACTCGCTCGAGTTCGCCGCCCGCTACGACATTCGCTTCGAGGTCATGCGAGCCACCGGAGCGTGGCAACAACCGCACCCGTGGTTCGAGTGCATGGTCGCCCGCGACGCGGCGATGGAGCTGCTTCCGACGCTGGTCCCCCAGCTCCCGCTCCTGCTCGGCGACGGCCATCGCATCATGCCGTTCGCCGACGTGGATCGACCGCCGTTCGTGATGCAGCCTTCGCCGTCACCGTGCTTCGGCCTGGCGATGCTGCCGATGGGCATCGCACCGCCGTTTCTTCCGCCGGTGCTCGCGGCCCTGCGCGGCCTCCACGACCGCCTCGTCGAGCGCGGCGGCAAGCGTTATCTCTCGGGCTGGCTGTTCGAGCCCGACGAGACCGCGTGGCGCCGTCACTTCGGTCCGCAGTTCGAGACGTGGCAGGCGCGCCGGCAGCAGCTCGATCCCCACGGACTGTTGGGCTCGATGCTGCTGCCTCCGCGAGCCACCGCCTAG
- a CDS encoding single-stranded DNA-binding protein, with the protein MASVNKVIILGNLGRDPEIRYTQGGTAVCQLNVATTRTYTNKSNDRVEETEWHRVVVWGKQAESCGNYLSKGRQVYIEGRLQTRNYDDKDGNKKYITEIVADVVQFLGGRGEGGGAGGGGGGGGGGGGGGGERRGGGGGGRGGGGGGGGGGGDHGAPPDDFGDNYPASDPGDDDIPF; encoded by the coding sequence ATGGCGAGCGTCAACAAGGTCATCATCCTCGGCAACCTCGGGCGCGACCCCGAGATCCGCTACACGCAGGGCGGCACTGCGGTCTGTCAGCTCAACGTCGCGACGACGCGGACGTACACCAACAAGTCGAACGACCGCGTCGAGGAGACCGAGTGGCACCGCGTGGTCGTGTGGGGCAAGCAGGCCGAGTCCTGCGGCAACTACCTCTCGAAGGGCCGCCAGGTCTACATCGAAGGTCGACTGCAGACCCGCAACTACGACGACAAGGACGGCAACAAGAAGTACATCACCGAGATCGTCGCCGACGTCGTGCAGTTCCTCGGCGGCCGTGGTGAAGGCGGCGGTGCCGGAGGCGGCGGCGGCGGTGGTGGCGGTGGTGGTGGTGGTGGTGGCGAGCGTCGCGGCGGCGGCGGTGGTGGTCGCGGAGGCGGCGGCGGAGGCGGAGGCGGCGGTGGCGATCACGGCGCCCCACCGGACGACTTCGGCGACAACTATCCGGCCAGCGATCCGGGCGACGACGACATCCCGTTCTAG